In the Streptomyces sp. f51 genome, one interval contains:
- a CDS encoding DUF5709 domain-containing protein, which yields MDSADGWGDDVYQPDGSEVQDDAGLLDAEDTLVTDGVSDPLDRGWSPPERPWAVEHRGVTASERRAGETLDQRLADELPDIAGSDGDGIGDCEGTDGEPLDNEVGALRSGRLVAPNEGAHEDEESGLIATDIGIDGAAASAEEAAMHIVDEDAVSG from the coding sequence GTGGACAGCGCCGACGGATGGGGAGACGACGTCTACCAGCCCGACGGATCCGAGGTACAGGACGACGCGGGGCTGCTCGACGCCGAGGACACACTGGTCACGGACGGCGTGAGCGACCCCCTGGACCGCGGCTGGTCCCCGCCCGAGCGGCCGTGGGCGGTGGAGCACCGCGGAGTGACCGCCTCGGAACGCCGGGCGGGCGAGACCCTCGACCAGCGCCTCGCCGACGAGCTGCCCGACATCGCCGGATCCGACGGAGACGGCATCGGTGACTGCGAGGGCACCGACGGAGAGCCGCTCGACAACGAGGTGGGCGCGCTTCGCTCCGGCCGTCTGGTGGCACCGAACGAAGGCGCGCACGAGGACGAGGAGAGCGGGCTCATCGCCACGGACATCGGCATCGACGGCGCCGCGGCCTCGGCGGAGGAAGCCGCGATGCACATCGTCGACGAGGACGCCGTGTCCGGTTGA
- a CDS encoding type B 50S ribosomal protein L31: MQQDKQPDYRPVVFRDRAAGYAFLTRSTATSDRTIDWDDGETYPVVDVEISSESHPFYTGKARTVDSEGRIAQFERRFGGGDQGPGTSGNG; encoded by the coding sequence ATGCAGCAGGACAAGCAGCCCGACTACCGCCCCGTGGTGTTCCGCGACCGAGCCGCCGGCTACGCCTTCCTGACGCGTTCCACCGCGACCAGCGACCGGACCATCGACTGGGACGACGGCGAGACCTACCCCGTCGTGGACGTCGAGATCTCCTCGGAGAGCCACCCCTTCTACACCGGCAAGGCCCGCACGGTGGACTCCGAGGGCCGCATCGCCCAGTTCGAACGACGGTTCGGAGGCGGGGACCAGGGTCCCGGCACGAGTGGGAACGGCTGA
- a CDS encoding metal-dependent hydrolase translates to MMGPAHSLSGATAWLGVGAAAAATGHAMPWPVLLVGALICAGAALAPDLDHHAATISNAFGPVSRRLCEIVDKLSYAAYKSTRKPGDPRRNGGHRTLTHTWVWAVAVGSGTAVLAITCGRWAVLGILFVHMVLAIEGLLWRAARGSSSNVLVWLLAATTSWILAQTLDKPGNGSDWLFTAPGQEYLWLGLPVILGALVHDIGDALTVSGCPILWPIPIGRKRWYPIGPPKVMRFRAGSWVELKVLTPVFMLLGAVGCAAALNFI, encoded by the coding sequence ATGATGGGACCAGCACACTCACTGTCGGGGGCCACGGCCTGGCTGGGCGTCGGAGCGGCTGCCGCCGCGACCGGCCACGCCATGCCCTGGCCGGTCCTGCTCGTCGGCGCCCTGATCTGCGCGGGCGCCGCTCTCGCCCCGGATCTGGACCACCACGCCGCCACCATCTCGAACGCCTTCGGCCCGGTGTCGCGAAGGCTGTGCGAGATCGTCGACAAGCTCTCCTACGCCGCCTACAAGAGCACCAGGAAGCCGGGCGACCCCCGGCGCAACGGCGGACACCGCACGCTGACGCACACCTGGGTGTGGGCGGTGGCGGTCGGATCGGGCACGGCGGTCCTGGCGATCACCTGCGGTCGCTGGGCGGTCCTCGGCATCCTCTTCGTGCACATGGTGCTCGCCATCGAGGGCCTGCTGTGGCGAGCCGCCCGCGGTTCGAGCAGCAACGTCCTGGTCTGGCTGCTCGCCGCGACGACCTCCTGGATCCTCGCGCAGACCCTGGACAAGCCGGGCAACGGCTCGGACTGGCTGTTCACCGCGCCGGGCCAGGAGTACCTCTGGCTCGGTCTGCCGGTCATCCTCGGCGCCCTGGTGCACGACATCGGGGACGCGCTCACGGTGTCGGGCTGCCCGATCCTGTGGCCCATCCCGATCGGCCGCAAGCGCTGGTACCCGATAGGTCCGCCCAAGGTGATGCGCTTCCGCGCGGGCAGCTGGGTCGAGCTCAAGGTGCTGACGCCGGTGTTCATGCTGCTGGGCGCCGTGGGCTGCGCGGCCGCGCTGAACTTCATCTGA
- a CDS encoding DUF3516 domain-containing protein gives MTLIDQLPQTTDPDALYEAFESWAGERGITLYPHQEEALIEVVSGANVIVSTPTGSGKSMIAAAAHFAALARDEVTFYTAPIKALVSEKFFELCKMFGTENVGMLTGDASVNADAPVICCTAEVLASIALRDGKHADVGQVVMDEFHFYAEGDRGWAWQIPILELPQAQFILMSATLGDVSMFEKDLTRRTGRPTAVVRSATRPVPLSYEYVLTPLTETLTELLATKQAPVYIVHFTQAQAVERAQALMSINMCTREEKDQIAELIGNFRFTTKFGRNLSRYVRHGIGVHHAGMLPKYRRLVEKLAQAGLLKVICGTDTLGVGVNVPIRTVLFTALTKYDGTRVRTLRAREFHQIAGRAGRAGFDTAGYVVAQAPEHVIENEKSLAKAGDDPKKRRKVVRKKAPEGFVGWTDSTFEKLIGSDPEPLTSRFRVTHTMLLSVIARPGNAFDAMRHLLEDNHEPRKQQLRHIRRAIAIYRSLLDGGIVEKLDEPDATGRIVRLTVDLQQDFALNQPLSTFALAAFDLLDPESPSYALDMVSVVESTLDEPRQILAAQQNKARGEAVAAMKSDGIEYEERMERLQDVSYPKPLEELLFHAYNTYRKSHPWVGDHPLSPKSVIRDMYERAMSFTEFVSFYELARTEGIVLRYLASAYKALEHTVPDDLKSEDLEDLIAWLGEMVRQVDSSLLDEWEQLANPEVMTAEEAQEKADQVKPVTSNARAFRVLVRNAMFRRVELAALDNVDELGEMDGESGWDADAWGEAMDKYWDEYEDLGTGPDARGPKLLSIVEEPQNGLWRVRQTFADPNGDHDWGISAEVDLTASDAEGRAIVKVTDVGQL, from the coding sequence GTGACCCTCATCGATCAGCTGCCGCAGACCACAGACCCCGACGCCCTCTACGAAGCCTTCGAGTCGTGGGCCGGGGAGCGCGGCATCACGCTCTACCCCCATCAGGAGGAGGCGCTGATCGAGGTGGTCTCGGGAGCGAACGTGATCGTCTCGACGCCCACCGGCTCGGGCAAGAGCATGATCGCCGCGGCCGCGCACTTCGCCGCGCTCGCCCGGGACGAGGTCACCTTCTACACCGCGCCGATCAAGGCGCTCGTCTCGGAGAAGTTCTTCGAGCTGTGCAAGATGTTCGGCACCGAGAACGTGGGCATGCTCACCGGCGACGCCTCCGTGAACGCCGACGCTCCGGTGATCTGCTGCACCGCCGAGGTCCTGGCGTCGATCGCGCTGCGGGACGGCAAGCACGCCGATGTCGGCCAGGTCGTCATGGACGAGTTCCACTTCTACGCCGAGGGCGACCGCGGCTGGGCCTGGCAGATCCCGATCCTGGAACTTCCGCAGGCGCAGTTCATCCTGATGTCGGCGACGCTCGGTGACGTCTCCATGTTCGAGAAGGACCTCACGCGCCGCACCGGCCGCCCCACGGCCGTGGTCCGTTCGGCGACCCGGCCGGTCCCGCTCTCCTACGAATACGTGCTCACCCCGCTCACGGAGACGCTCACCGAACTGCTCGCCACCAAGCAGGCCCCGGTCTACATCGTGCACTTCACCCAGGCGCAGGCCGTGGAGCGGGCGCAGGCGCTGATGAGCATCAACATGTGCACGCGCGAGGAGAAGGACCAGATCGCCGAGCTCATCGGCAACTTCCGGTTCACCACCAAGTTCGGCCGCAACCTGTCCCGTTACGTACGCCATGGGATCGGGGTGCACCACGCCGGCATGCTGCCCAAGTACCGGCGGCTCGTGGAGAAACTGGCCCAGGCCGGTCTCCTGAAGGTCATCTGCGGCACCGACACCCTCGGTGTCGGCGTCAACGTCCCCATCCGCACGGTGCTGTTCACCGCGCTGACGAAGTACGACGGGACCCGGGTGCGGACGCTGCGCGCCCGCGAGTTCCACCAGATCGCCGGCCGGGCCGGGCGCGCGGGGTTCGACACGGCGGGCTACGTCGTCGCCCAGGCCCCCGAGCACGTCATCGAGAACGAGAAGTCGCTCGCCAAGGCGGGCGACGACCCCAAGAAGCGCCGCAAGGTGGTCCGCAAGAAGGCTCCCGAGGGCTTCGTCGGCTGGACGGACAGCACCTTCGAGAAGCTGATCGGCTCCGATCCCGAGCCGCTGACCTCGCGCTTCCGCGTGACGCACACGATGCTGCTCTCGGTGATCGCGCGGCCCGGCAACGCCTTCGACGCGATGAGGCATCTGCTGGAGGACAACCACGAGCCGCGCAAGCAGCAGCTGCGGCACATCCGCCGGGCCATCGCGATCTACCGCTCGCTCCTCGACGGCGGCATCGTGGAGAAGCTCGACGAGCCCGACGCGACCGGCCGCATCGTACGGCTGACGGTCGACCTCCAGCAGGACTTCGCGCTCAACCAGCCCCTGTCGACGTTCGCGCTCGCCGCCTTCGACCTGCTGGACCCGGAGTCCCCGTCGTACGCCCTGGACATGGTGTCCGTCGTGGAGTCCACGCTGGACGAACCCCGGCAGATCCTCGCGGCCCAGCAGAACAAGGCCCGTGGTGAGGCCGTGGCCGCGATGAAGTCCGACGGCATCGAGTACGAGGAGCGCATGGAGCGCCTCCAGGACGTGTCGTACCCCAAGCCGCTGGAGGAGCTGCTCTTCCACGCGTACAACACCTACCGCAAGAGCCACCCGTGGGTCGGCGACCACCCGCTGTCGCCGAAGTCCGTCATCCGTGACATGTACGAACGGGCGATGTCCTTCACGGAGTTCGTCTCCTTCTACGAGCTCGCCCGCACCGAGGGCATCGTCCTGCGCTACCTGGCCAGCGCCTACAAGGCGCTGGAGCACACCGTCCCGGACGACCTCAAGTCCGAGGATCTGGAGGACCTGATCGCCTGGCTCGGCGAGATGGTGCGACAGGTCGACTCCAGCCTTCTCGACGAGTGGGAGCAGCTCGCCAACCCCGAGGTGATGACGGCCGAGGAGGCCCAGGAGAAGGCCGACCAGGTCAAGCCCGTCACCTCGAACGCACGCGCCTTCCGGGTCCTGGTGCGCAACGCGATGTTCCGCAGGGTCGAGCTGGCCGCGCTGGACAACGTCGACGAACTCGGCGAGATGGACGGCGAGTCCGGCTGGGACGCCGACGCGTGGGGCGAGGCGATGGACAAGTACTGGGACGAGTACGAGGACCTCGGCACCGGCCCCGACGCCCGTGGTCCCAAGCTGCTCTCGATCGTGGAGGAGCCGCAGAACGGTCTGTGGCGCGTCCGCCAGACCTTCGCGGACCCCAACGGCGATCACGACTGGGGCATCAGCGCGGAGGTCGACCTCACGGCCTCGGACGCCGAGGGCCGTGCCATCGTCAAGGTCACCGACGTCGGACAGCTGTGA
- a CDS encoding acyl-CoA thioesterase II — translation MTNPAERLVDLLDLEQIEVNIFRGRSPQESLQRVFGGQVAGQALVAAGRTTEGDRPVHSLHAYFLRPGRPGVPIVYQVERVRDGRSFTTRRVTAVQQGRTIFNLTASFHKPEEGSFEHQLPPAREVPDPESLPTVTQEIKEHLGALPETLERMARRQPFDIRYVDRLRWTPEETKGAEPRSAVWMRAVGPLGDDPLVHTCALTYASDMTLLDAVRIPVEPLWGPRGFDMASLDHAMWFHRPFRADEWFLYDQESPIATGGRGLARGRIYDLEGRLLVSVVQEGLFRAL, via the coding sequence ATGACGAACCCGGCCGAAAGGCTCGTCGACCTGCTCGACCTGGAGCAGATCGAGGTCAACATCTTCCGCGGGCGCAGCCCGCAGGAGTCGCTCCAGCGGGTCTTCGGCGGCCAGGTGGCGGGCCAGGCGCTGGTCGCCGCCGGCCGCACCACGGAGGGCGACCGGCCCGTGCACTCGTTGCACGCGTACTTCCTGCGTCCTGGCCGGCCGGGGGTGCCGATCGTGTACCAGGTCGAACGGGTGCGGGACGGGCGGTCGTTCACCACGCGCCGGGTCACCGCCGTGCAGCAGGGCCGCACGATCTTCAATCTGACCGCCTCCTTTCACAAGCCCGAGGAAGGGAGTTTCGAGCACCAGCTGCCGCCGGCCCGCGAGGTGCCGGACCCCGAGTCCCTGCCGACGGTGACGCAGGAGATCAAGGAGCATCTGGGAGCTCTGCCGGAAACGCTGGAGCGCATGGCGCGACGCCAGCCGTTCGACATCCGCTATGTGGACCGGCTGCGCTGGACGCCCGAGGAGACCAAGGGCGCCGAGCCGCGCAGCGCTGTGTGGATGCGCGCCGTCGGACCGCTGGGCGACGATCCGCTCGTGCACACCTGCGCTCTCACCTACGCGAGTGACATGACCCTCCTGGACGCCGTCCGCATCCCGGTGGAGCCGCTCTGGGGACCCCGCGGCTTCGACATGGCGTCGCTGGACCACGCCATGTGGTTCCACCGGCCGTTCCGTGCGGACGAGTGGTTCCTGTACGACCAGGAGTCGCCGATCGCGACGGGTGGGCGCGGGCTGGCCCGCGGCCGCATCTACGACCTCGAAGGGCGGCTGCTGGTCTCGGTCGTGCAGGAAGGACTGTTCCGCGCGCTGTAG
- a CDS encoding DUF6397 family protein, whose product MSGTTITQSATVSLSRAARELELRRGEFDLALHLGCVRSVPDEGGGGRRVTRAEIDRVRAETGFPDVLRERVKAVGTTEGAALLGVTNTRFTRLARLGLVVPVKVYLNRYRAVVWLYLAEELRQFAADQQNAPLMSGRTPEALRDQLDDGLDLRPRNWRGRHMGFLLRQTEDPWARAAVVASLLDPVQVAEIVTDPHERAHLNRLRPAPVSQAAPDSPGAHIVQRITTADDPDEISWLRADLGQSVLEAREDRPAPRPAADAARVPAQVPAPDAAQVPAPAFAPVPSAGPPTGAPSSTDRTSPPRAAHTMQGRPAAADFPITRREAARSRRLLTWLRGRGPDDATYSARNSPSCTTETSSRPSRS is encoded by the coding sequence ATGTCCGGGACCACCATCACGCAGTCCGCCACCGTCTCGCTCAGCCGGGCCGCACGGGAACTGGAGCTCCGGCGAGGCGAGTTCGACCTCGCGCTGCACCTCGGCTGTGTCCGCTCGGTGCCCGACGAGGGAGGCGGGGGACGCCGGGTCACCCGTGCGGAGATCGACCGGGTGCGAGCCGAGACCGGCTTTCCGGACGTGCTCCGTGAGCGGGTGAAGGCCGTCGGCACCACGGAGGGCGCCGCTCTCCTGGGTGTCACGAACACCCGGTTCACACGTCTCGCACGCCTGGGACTGGTGGTGCCCGTCAAGGTCTATCTGAACCGCTACCGGGCGGTCGTCTGGCTCTACCTCGCCGAGGAACTGCGGCAGTTCGCCGCCGATCAGCAGAACGCGCCCTTGATGAGCGGCCGGACACCCGAAGCTCTCCGGGACCAGCTGGACGACGGCCTCGACCTCCGTCCCCGCAACTGGCGCGGCCGGCACATGGGGTTCCTGCTGAGGCAGACCGAGGATCCCTGGGCCCGCGCCGCGGTGGTGGCGTCCCTGCTCGACCCCGTCCAAGTGGCCGAGATCGTCACGGACCCCCATGAGCGCGCCCATCTCAACCGTCTTCGGCCCGCGCCCGTCTCACAGGCCGCGCCCGACTCGCCCGGAGCCCACATCGTCCAACGCATCACCACGGCGGACGACCCGGACGAGATCAGCTGGCTGAGGGCGGACCTGGGGCAGAGCGTTCTGGAGGCCAGGGAAGACCGCCCGGCTCCGCGCCCGGCAGCGGACGCCGCACGGGTCCCCGCACAGGTCCCCGCGCCGGACGCCGCACAGGTCCCCGCGCCGGCCTTCGCGCCTGTGCCGTCGGCCGGTCCGCCGACGGGCGCTCCATCGTCAACAGACCGGACCTCACCGCCCCGTGCCGCGCACACCATGCAAGGACGCCCGGCCGCCGCGGACTTCCCGATCACGCGGCGGGAGGCCGCGAGGTCACGAAGGCTGCTCACCTGGCTGCGTGGAAGGGGCCCGGACGACGCCACCTACAGCGCGCGGAACAGTCCTTCCTGCACGACCGAGACCAGCAGCCGCCCTTCGAGGTCGTAG
- a CDS encoding roadblock/LC7 domain-containing protein, which produces MDQNTGLGWLLDDLTERVEHVRHALVLSNDGLVTGASTGLRREDAEHLAAVSSGLHSLAKGSGRHFGAGQVRQTMVEFDEAVLFVTTAGSGSCLSVLSGAEADIGQVAYEMTLLVNRVGEHLRVDARQPEGKPASEF; this is translated from the coding sequence ATGGATCAGAACACGGGACTCGGCTGGTTGCTCGACGACCTCACCGAGCGCGTCGAGCACGTTCGGCACGCGCTGGTGCTGTCCAACGACGGGCTGGTGACGGGCGCGAGCACAGGACTTCGACGCGAGGACGCGGAACACCTCGCCGCGGTGTCGTCGGGACTGCACAGCCTGGCCAAGGGCTCCGGCCGTCATTTCGGCGCCGGGCAGGTACGGCAGACGATGGTCGAGTTCGACGAGGCGGTGCTCTTCGTCACCACGGCCGGATCGGGGAGCTGTCTGTCCGTCCTCAGCGGAGCCGAGGCGGACATCGGGCAGGTCGCGTACGAGATGACGTTGCTGGTGAACCGCGTCGGAGAGCACCTTCGCGTGGACGCGCGACAGCCGGAAGGCAAGCCCGCTTCGGAGTTCTGA
- a CDS encoding ATP/GTP-binding protein, with amino-acid sequence MVSENSDATGGDPDALALKILVAGGFGVGKTTLVGAVSEIRPLRTEELLSEAGRPVDDTDGVGQKTTTTVAMDFGRITIRSGLSLYLFGTPGQDRFWFLWDELSTGALGAVVLADTRRLEDCFPAVDYFENRRIPFVVAVNCFPDARTYGAQDVSHALDLDQGTPVVLCDARERDSGKEVLIRLVEYAGRVHTARLLESVG; translated from the coding sequence ATGGTCTCCGAGAACTCCGACGCCACGGGTGGCGACCCGGACGCCCTAGCGCTGAAGATACTGGTCGCCGGCGGGTTCGGCGTCGGGAAAACCACCCTGGTGGGCGCTGTCAGCGAGATCCGGCCGCTGCGCACCGAGGAACTGCTGAGCGAGGCCGGCCGGCCGGTCGACGACACCGACGGCGTGGGCCAGAAGACCACCACGACAGTGGCCATGGACTTCGGGCGCATCACCATCCGGTCCGGCCTCTCGCTCTACCTCTTCGGAACACCCGGCCAGGACCGCTTCTGGTTCCTGTGGGACGAGTTGTCGACAGGCGCTCTGGGTGCTGTCGTTCTCGCCGACACCCGACGCCTCGAGGACTGCTTCCCGGCGGTGGACTACTTCGAGAACCGCCGCATTCCCTTCGTGGTCGCCGTCAACTGCTTCCCGGACGCTCGGACATACGGTGCCCAGGACGTCTCGCACGCCCTCGACCTCGACCAGGGGACACCGGTCGTCCTCTGCGACGCACGCGAACGCGACTCGGGGAAGGAGGTGCTGATCCGGCTCGTCGAGTACGCGGGGAGAGTGCACACCGCCCGGCTGCTGGAATCGGTCGGCTGA
- a CDS encoding DUF742 domain-containing protein translates to MTGDTPVRTTEDTPDIPSWPDSQWYDQEAGPLVRPYAVTGGRTQAGPAGTRLDLIALVALGGAAARADEDTSLGPEHRNLIELCRTETLSVAELAAGTGLPVGVVRVLLGDLVERGCVTVSRPVPPAELPDERILREVIEGLRAL, encoded by the coding sequence ATGACCGGGGACACGCCTGTGCGGACGACCGAGGACACGCCGGACATCCCGTCATGGCCGGACAGCCAGTGGTACGACCAGGAGGCGGGACCGCTCGTCCGCCCCTACGCCGTGACGGGCGGCCGGACCCAGGCCGGTCCGGCCGGGACACGTCTGGATCTGATCGCCCTGGTCGCGCTGGGCGGGGCAGCGGCGAGAGCGGACGAGGACACCTCGCTCGGTCCTGAGCACCGGAACCTGATCGAGCTGTGCCGGACGGAGACGCTGTCGGTCGCCGAACTGGCGGCGGGCACCGGCCTTCCCGTGGGGGTGGTCAGGGTGCTCCTGGGTGACCTCGTGGAACGCGGCTGTGTCACCGTCAGCCGGCCCGTGCCGCCCGCGGAACTGCCCGACGAGCGCATCCTCCGTGAGGTGATCGAGGGCCTGAGGGCGCTCTAG
- a CDS encoding roadblock/LC7 domain-containing protein, which translates to MIQDSGKAGAQRAGELDWLLDDMVVRVTEVRHAVVLSNDGLAVGASTGLRREDAEHLAAVASGFHSLAKGAGRHFGAGGVRQTMVEMDDGFLFVAAAGDGSCLAVLTAVTADIGLVAYEMARLVKRVGEHLHAPPRGAAQPPAAG; encoded by the coding sequence ATGATCCAGGACTCGGGCAAGGCCGGTGCCCAACGGGCCGGCGAACTCGACTGGCTGCTGGACGACATGGTGGTGCGGGTGACCGAAGTACGGCACGCCGTGGTCCTGTCGAACGACGGACTGGCGGTGGGCGCGTCCACCGGGCTGCGACGGGAGGACGCCGAACACCTCGCGGCCGTCGCCTCCGGATTCCACAGCCTGGCCAAGGGCGCGGGCCGCCACTTCGGCGCGGGCGGAGTGCGCCAGACCATGGTGGAGATGGACGATGGCTTCCTGTTCGTCGCCGCCGCGGGGGACGGCTCGTGCCTCGCCGTCCTGACGGCCGTCACCGCCGACATCGGCCTCGTGGCCTACGAGATGGCGCGCCTGGTCAAGCGGGTCGGTGAGCATCTCCACGCCCCGCCCAGGGGCGCCGCACAGCCGCCCGCGGCGGGATGA
- a CDS encoding nitrate- and nitrite sensing domain-containing protein, with translation MRTPRRTTTGGPQPPPPRRGRRAHAGPPADEGADIGDLLAGPPPEASTRAGRWRIRPRTVRAKIVSLLMVPIVSLLALWAYATVSTAQDVARLRQSQRVDSTVRAPVDAAVAALQAERTEAVRYATDPATVSPSDLKDLSRLTDNAVAKLRLGDHNTVADGADLPSGVAERLAAFVADAGRLRTLRDGVLERRTGWEVAYGEYTRTISTAFGVDGALTGISGAAMGSDARVLLELSRAGEALAQEDAVLGGARLAGTLDGERLRLFTGAVDTRRTLTDASTPDLSGLQLNAWNDLAEGSAYGDVRSIEDRVTASRPGAKALDAAPEAVWSIAHERVSDGMRTAEADASRGTADAADPLGHALLTPAGAAVHFGLAAVIASLIISVRIGRDLVVELVALRDGALDIARRKLPEAMRRLRAGEAVDVDEEAPPARPSEDETGQVAQALNTVHRAALRAAVERAELAGGISGVFVNLARRSQVLVHRQLNLLDAMERRSEDPDELSDLFRLDHLTTRMRRHAESLIILSGAAPGRAWRRPVSLMNVVRAAVSEVEDYARVEVRQLPEAAVVGGAIADLTHLLAEVVENAAQFSPPHTRVRVTGEPVANGYAIEVEDRGLGMGKERIAEANLRIERSEALDLYDSDRLGLFVVSRLSARHGIKVRLRTSPYGGTTAVVLLPTALLHEGPVERSLPEADTEGPLERGYARVPVPPGNDAVRAVDERPALVTPLPRASEDRANGSRRTPPPASGSRMTPHLASGSRETPRSASGTTETASQGTAPLRLHRPEEDSESSGGLPRRVRQTNLVPQLRGQRAEEPVEPPGSPVDAERTPEVVRARMAAYRSGWVRGGGRPPGIDATSGREAGSDSSEGDLS, from the coding sequence ATGCGTACACCCCGCAGGACCACCACAGGCGGCCCGCAGCCGCCGCCCCCGCGTCGCGGCCGTCGGGCGCACGCGGGCCCGCCGGCCGACGAGGGCGCGGACATCGGGGACCTCCTCGCCGGACCCCCGCCCGAAGCGTCCACGCGCGCGGGACGATGGCGGATCCGGCCCCGCACCGTCCGGGCCAAGATCGTGAGCCTGCTGATGGTGCCCATCGTCTCCCTGCTCGCGCTGTGGGCCTACGCCACCGTGAGCACCGCGCAGGACGTCGCGCGGCTGCGGCAGTCGCAACGCGTGGACTCCACGGTCCGCGCCCCCGTCGACGCCGCGGTTGCCGCGCTCCAGGCCGAACGCACGGAAGCCGTCCGCTACGCGACCGACCCCGCCACGGTGTCGCCGAGCGACCTCAAGGACCTCTCACGGCTCACCGACAACGCCGTGGCCAAGCTCCGCCTCGGAGACCACAACACCGTCGCCGACGGCGCCGACCTGCCCTCCGGAGTCGCCGAACGCCTCGCCGCGTTCGTCGCGGACGCGGGGCGACTGAGGACACTGCGCGACGGGGTGCTGGAGCGCCGTACCGGATGGGAAGTGGCGTACGGCGAGTACACCAGGACCATTTCGACGGCCTTCGGCGTCGACGGAGCGCTCACCGGCATCTCCGGCGCGGCGATGGGCTCCGACGCGCGTGTGCTGCTGGAGCTCTCCCGGGCCGGTGAGGCACTCGCCCAGGAGGACGCCGTGCTCGGGGGCGCCCGGCTCGCCGGGACGCTCGACGGCGAACGGCTGCGGCTCTTCACGGGAGCCGTGGACACCCGCCGCACCCTGACGGACGCCTCGACCCCGGACCTCAGCGGGCTCCAGCTGAATGCCTGGAACGACCTCGCGGAAGGGAGCGCGTACGGCGACGTGCGCTCCATCGAGGACAGGGTCACGGCCTCGCGCCCCGGAGCCAAGGCACTCGACGCCGCTCCGGAGGCCGTCTGGAGCATCGCCCACGAGCGGGTGAGCGACGGCATGCGGACGGCCGAGGCCGACGCGAGCCGTGGCACGGCGGACGCGGCCGATCCGCTCGGACACGCCCTGCTCACCCCGGCGGGCGCCGCGGTCCACTTCGGCCTCGCCGCCGTCATCGCCTCCCTGATCATCTCCGTACGCATCGGACGCGACCTCGTCGTCGAACTCGTGGCACTGCGCGACGGCGCCCTGGACATCGCCCGCCGGAAACTCCCCGAGGCCATGCGCAGACTGCGCGCCGGCGAGGCGGTCGACGTGGACGAGGAGGCCCCGCCCGCACGGCCCTCGGAGGACGAGACCGGACAGGTCGCCCAGGCACTGAACACCGTCCACAGGGCCGCCCTGCGCGCCGCGGTCGAGCGCGCCGAGCTGGCAGGCGGCATCTCCGGAGTCTTCGTCAACCTCGCCCGCCGCAGCCAGGTACTCGTGCACCGCCAGCTGAATCTCCTGGATGCCATGGAGCGCCGGTCCGAGGACCCGGACGAGCTGAGCGACCTGTTCCGGCTCGACCACCTCACCACGCGGATGCGACGCCACGCGGAGAGCCTCATCATCCTCTCCGGAGCCGCGCCGGGACGGGCGTGGCGAAGGCCCGTCTCGCTCATGAACGTGGTCAGGGCGGCGGTCTCCGAAGTCGAGGACTACGCGCGCGTGGAGGTACGGCAACTCCCCGAGGCGGCAGTCGTCGGCGGAGCGATCGCCGACCTCACTCACCTGCTGGCGGAAGTCGTCGAGAACGCCGCCCAGTTCTCGCCCCCGCACACCCGTGTGCGCGTCACCGGAGAACCGGTCGCGAACGGGTACGCGATCGAGGTCGAGGACCGGGGGCTCGGCATGGGGAAGGAGCGGATCGCCGAGGCCAACCTGCGCATCGAGCGCTCCGAGGCGCTCGACCTGTACGACAGCGACCGGCTCGGCCTCTTCGTGGTCAGCAGGCTCTCGGCTCGGCACGGCATCAAGGTGCGCCTCCGGACCTCGCCCTACGGAGGCACCACCGCGGTCGTGCTGCTGCCCACGGCACTGCTGCACGAAGGCCCGGTGGAACGTTCCCTCCCCGAGGCCGACACGGAGGGGCCGCTGGAAAGGGGGTACGCGCGCGTACCGGTCCCGCCGGGAAACGACGCCGTACGGGCTGTCGACGAACGGCCCGCACTGGTCACGCCGCTGCCGAGGGCTTCCGAGGATCGTGCGAACGGATCACGGCGGACACCACCCCCGGCGTCCGGATCACGGATGACACCACACCTGGCCAGCGGATCACGGGAGACACCACGCTCGGCGAGCGGTACGACGGAGACCGCGTCCCAGGGCACCGCGCCACTGCGGCTGCACCGCCCGGAGGAGGACTCCGAGAGCTCCGGCGGGCTTCCGCGTCGGGTCCGCCAGACGAATCTCGTCCCCCAACTGCGCGGACAGCGTGCCGAGGAGCCGGTGGAACCCCCGGGTTCCCCGGTGGACGCCGAGCGCACGCCCGAAGTCGTGCGGGCGCGCATGGCCGCGTACCGGTCCGGCTGGGTACGTGGCGGCGGCCGGCCACCCGGCATCGACGCCACCTCTGGCCGCGAAGCGGGCAGCGACAGCAGCGAAGGAGACCTTTCATGA